A region of Cellulophaga sp. RHA19 DNA encodes the following proteins:
- the truA gene encoding tRNA pseudouridine(38-40) synthase TruA: MRYFVAFSYFGAVYHGWQIQPNAITVQEELEKAFSTLLKEKVSLMGAGRTDAGVHAKQMYAHFNVVTITDSKDLIRRLNSFLPDDIAVQNIYEVPEDAHARFNATERTYEYLVTHKKDPFSLSTAHYVKQQLDVVKMNRAAELLLGKQDFECFSKSKTDVKTYYCNVKKAVWEQKEDKFVFTITADRFLRNMVRAIVGTLLDVGTGKITVDHIRTIIASKSRAEAGTSVPAKALYLTQVLYPENIIKKNG, from the coding sequence TTGAGATATTTTGTGGCATTTTCATACTTTGGAGCAGTTTACCACGGATGGCAAATACAGCCAAACGCTATAACTGTACAAGAAGAGTTAGAAAAAGCATTTAGTACACTTTTAAAAGAAAAAGTTTCTTTAATGGGTGCTGGTAGAACAGATGCTGGTGTACACGCTAAGCAAATGTATGCACATTTTAATGTGGTAACTATAACAGACTCTAAAGATCTAATACGTAGGTTAAATTCTTTTTTACCAGATGATATTGCGGTGCAAAATATTTATGAGGTTCCTGAAGATGCTCATGCTAGGTTTAATGCTACAGAACGTACTTACGAATATTTAGTTACACATAAAAAAGACCCTTTTAGTTTGTCTACAGCACACTATGTTAAGCAACAATTAGATGTTGTAAAGATGAATAGAGCTGCCGAATTATTATTAGGTAAACAGGATTTTGAGTGTTTTTCTAAATCTAAAACAGATGTTAAAACCTATTACTGTAATGTTAAAAAAGCAGTGTGGGAACAAAAAGAAGATAAATTTGTGTTTACAATTACTGCAGATAGGTTTTTACGTAATATGGTAAGAGCCATTGTTGGTACGCTTTTAGATGTTGGCACGGGTAAAATTACTGTAGACCACATACGCACAATTATAGCAAGTAAAAGTAGGGCAGAGGCAGGTACCTCTGTGCCAGCAAAAGCATTATATTTAACGCAGGTTTTGTACCCCGAAAATATTATTAAGAAGAATGGCTAA
- a CDS encoding metallophosphoesterase family protein yields the protein MTKILLLSDTHSHIDDAILKYVKQADEVWHAGDIGSLDVTDKIKALKPLKGVYGNIDDDKARLEFPLDNKFMCEKVAVWITHIGGYPDKYNVRIREEIKVNSPKIFISGHSHILKVMFDKKLNLLHMNPGACGKHGFHQVRTMLRFTIDGEDIKDLEVIELGKK from the coding sequence ATGACAAAAATTTTATTACTGTCTGATACCCATAGCCATATTGATGATGCTATTTTAAAATACGTTAAGCAAGCTGATGAAGTTTGGCACGCCGGTGATATTGGTAGTTTAGATGTTACTGATAAAATAAAAGCTCTTAAACCTTTAAAAGGTGTTTATGGTAATATTGATGATGACAAAGCTAGACTAGAGTTTCCGTTAGACAATAAATTTATGTGTGAGAAGGTAGCAGTTTGGATTACACATATTGGAGGTTATCCAGATAAATATAATGTACGCATAAGAGAAGAGATAAAAGTAAATTCTCCTAAAATATTCATTAGCGGACACTCGCACATTTTAAAAGTTATGTTTGATAAAAAATTAAACTTATTACATATGAACCCTGGCGCCTGTGGCAAACACGGTTTTCATCAAGTACGTACTATGCTCCGCTTTACAATAGATGGCGAGGACATAAAAGATTTAGAAGTAATAGAACTTGGCAAAAAATAA
- a CDS encoding helix-turn-helix domain-containing protein, translating to MINNSKITVVDLETYKVDPEIHNNKNFYKICIIHPKSKLHYPSKTITIDKTVLVFTNPSLVYKWEPISDEQIGYSCLFNPTFLAKNTNDLEKKCPLFKLGSNNIFYLNNEQEKHVTTIYKKIEAELKSSYKNKDAVISNYISLLIHEALKLETNSENNNPKCAASRITSLFFEQLNKQFPIKNTNTCITLKSPKDFSENLSIHINHLNDSVKSITGKSTSTHIKEKLIAEAENMLYNTDLNISEVAYCLGFNYPNNFSKFFKTNTGKSPLEYRTVIL from the coding sequence ATGATTAATAACTCTAAAATTACTGTTGTAGATTTAGAAACCTACAAAGTAGACCCTGAAATACATAATAATAAAAATTTTTATAAAATATGTATTATTCACCCCAAAAGTAAATTACATTACCCTAGTAAAACTATAACTATAGATAAAACAGTTTTAGTTTTTACAAATCCGTCATTAGTTTACAAATGGGAACCCATATCTGATGAACAAATAGGATACTCTTGCTTATTTAACCCTACTTTTTTAGCTAAAAACACAAACGATTTAGAAAAAAAATGTCCTTTATTTAAATTAGGATCCAATAATATTTTTTATTTAAATAATGAGCAAGAAAAACACGTTACAACTATTTACAAAAAAATAGAAGCAGAATTAAAAAGTAGCTATAAAAATAAAGATGCTGTAATAAGTAACTATATAAGTTTATTAATACATGAAGCTCTTAAACTAGAGACAAATTCAGAAAACAACAATCCTAAATGTGCAGCATCTAGAATTACTTCTTTGTTTTTTGAACAATTAAATAAACAGTTTCCTATAAAAAATACAAACACATGTATTACTTTAAAATCTCCTAAAGACTTCTCAGAAAACTTATCTATACATATTAATCATTTAAACGACTCTGTAAAAAGTATTACAGGTAAATCTACATCTACTCACATAAAAGAAAAATTAATTGCAGAAGCAGAAAATATGCTTTACAATACAGATTTAAATATATCTGAAGTTGCATATTGCTTAGGTTTTAACTATCCAAATAACTTTAGCAAGTTTTTTAAAACAAACACAGGTAAATCTCCTTTAGAATACAGAACTGTTATTCTTTGA
- a CDS encoding DUF4293 domain-containing protein has product MIQRIQTVFLLVVVVLAAVLPFFASLWTLDNGTIIFARDEMYISIAFYISAILAFLSILLFRNRKNQFVLNRLNMICNLFILGFFVSRSLNLSGETVVSEKGIGMLIPLFSIVFLVLANRFIKKDEDLVKSVDRLR; this is encoded by the coding sequence ATGATTCAGAGAATACAAACTGTTTTTTTATTAGTAGTAGTTGTCTTGGCAGCTGTGCTTCCTTTTTTTGCTAGCTTATGGACATTAGACAACGGAACTATTATTTTTGCTAGAGATGAAATGTACATTTCTATTGCTTTTTATATATCTGCTATATTAGCTTTTTTGTCCATTTTATTATTTAGAAATAGAAAAAATCAATTTGTTTTAAACAGGTTGAATATGATATGTAATCTTTTTATACTAGGATTTTTCGTTTCCCGATCGCTAAACTTATCCGGAGAAACTGTTGTTTCTGAGAAGGGTATTGGGATGTTGATTCCACTATTTTCTATCGTATTTTTAGTGTTAGCCAATAGGTTCATTAAAAAGGATGAAGATCTTGTAAAATCTGTTGATCGCTTGCGTTAA
- the rho gene encoding transcription termination factor Rho, producing the protein MFEISDLKAKKLPELQDIAKGLNVPKFKTLKKLDLVYQILDVQAANPKAVEEVVVKEPKKTEEKPVAKAKTAEKPKPRPVKRERVLREKPKPKAKEETTTEEEKKEPAAKKAPLPRKAPVAKTAKPTTSPEKKPVHRNSPQQGLKNNNQHKNQNKKPQHQKNQRDKSNFDKDLKNRYKEPEFEFDSIIASEGVLDIMQDGYGFLRSSDYNYLSSPDDIYVSQSQIRLFGLKTGDTVLGNVRPPKEGEKYFPLIKVNKINGIDPQVVRDRVSFEHLTPLFPQEKFNLADRQSNISTRIIDLFSPIGKGQRGMIVAQPKTGKTMLLKDIANGIAANHPEVYQIVLLIDERPEEVTDMQRNVQGEVIASTFDKEPSEHVRVANIVLEKAKRLVECGHDVVILLDSITRLARAYNTVQPASGKVLSGGVDANALNKPKRFFGAARNIEGGGSLSIIATALTETGSKMDEVIFEEFKGTGNMELQLDRKISNRRIFPAIDLTSSSTRRDDLLLDKETIQRMWIMRKYLADMNPVEAMEFIEQRFKQTKNNEEFLLTMNQ; encoded by the coding sequence ATGTTTGAGATTTCCGATTTAAAAGCAAAAAAGCTTCCTGAGTTACAGGATATTGCAAAAGGTTTAAATGTTCCTAAGTTTAAAACATTAAAAAAACTAGATTTAGTTTATCAAATTTTAGATGTACAAGCAGCTAACCCTAAAGCGGTAGAAGAAGTTGTTGTAAAAGAACCTAAAAAAACTGAAGAAAAACCTGTTGCTAAGGCAAAAACTGCTGAAAAACCTAAACCACGCCCTGTAAAAAGAGAGCGCGTTTTAAGAGAAAAGCCTAAGCCAAAAGCAAAAGAAGAAACAACTACTGAAGAAGAAAAAAAGGAACCAGCTGCAAAAAAAGCTCCTCTTCCTAGAAAAGCGCCCGTAGCAAAAACTGCTAAGCCAACTACTTCTCCAGAAAAAAAACCTGTACATAGGAACTCACCTCAGCAGGGACTAAAAAATAACAATCAGCACAAAAACCAAAACAAAAAACCACAACATCAAAAAAACCAAAGAGACAAGAGTAATTTTGATAAAGACTTAAAAAATAGGTATAAAGAACCAGAATTTGAGTTTGATAGTATTATTGCTAGTGAAGGTGTTTTAGACATTATGCAAGATGGTTATGGTTTTTTAAGATCGTCTGATTATAACTACCTTTCTTCTCCTGATGATATTTATGTGTCACAATCACAAATTAGATTATTTGGTTTAAAAACAGGAGACACAGTATTAGGAAATGTACGCCCACCAAAAGAAGGTGAAAAGTATTTTCCGCTTATTAAAGTAAATAAAATTAATGGTATAGATCCACAAGTTGTGCGTGACCGTGTTTCTTTTGAACATTTGACACCATTATTTCCTCAAGAAAAATTTAACCTTGCAGACAGGCAAAGTAATATTTCTACAAGAATTATAGATTTGTTTTCACCAATTGGTAAAGGACAACGTGGTATGATCGTTGCACAGCCAAAAACTGGTAAAACGATGCTTTTAAAAGACATAGCTAACGGTATTGCTGCAAACCACCCAGAGGTTTATCAAATTGTATTATTAATTGATGAACGCCCGGAAGAGGTTACAGATATGCAACGAAATGTACAAGGAGAAGTAATTGCTTCTACCTTTGACAAAGAACCATCTGAACACGTACGTGTAGCTAACATTGTACTAGAAAAAGCAAAGAGGTTAGTAGAATGTGGCCATGATGTGGTTATTTTATTAGATTCTATTACACGTTTAGCAAGAGCATACAACACAGTACAACCTGCATCTGGTAAAGTATTAAGTGGTGGTGTAGATGCCAACGCTTTAAACAAACCAAAACGTTTCTTTGGAGCTGCTCGTAATATAGAAGGTGGCGGATCATTATCTATTATAGCTACAGCACTTACTGAAACCGGTTCTAAAATGGACGAGGTTATATTTGAAGAATTTAAAGGAACTGGTAATATGGAGCTTCAGTTAGATCGTAAAATATCTAACAGAAGAATATTCCCTGCTATTGACCTTACATCTTCTAGTACACGTAGAGATGATTTACTACTAGATAAAGAAACTATACAACGTATGTGGATTATGCGTAAGTATCTTGCAGACATGAACCCTGTAGAAGCTATGGAGTTTATAGAGCAACGTTTTAAACAAACAAAAAACAACGAAGAGTTTTTATTGACAATGAATCAATAA
- the rpsT gene encoding 30S ribosomal protein S20: protein MANHKSALKRIRRNEAARVRNKYQHKTMRNALRKLRAEEDKKSAETMLPTVISMLDKLAKRNIIHANKASNLKSKLTKQVAAL from the coding sequence ATGGCAAATCACAAGTCAGCATTAAAAAGAATAAGAAGAAACGAAGCAGCACGTGTACGTAACAAGTACCAGCACAAAACAATGCGTAACGCATTGAGAAAGTTACGCGCTGAGGAGGATAAGAAATCTGCCGAAACTATGTTGCCTACAGTTATTAGTATGTTAGATAAGTTAGCTAAACGTAATATTATACACGCTAACAAGGCATCTAACCTTAAAAGTAAATTAACTAAACAAGTAGCAGCTTTATAA
- the proS gene encoding proline--tRNA ligase, with amino-acid sequence MSKKLTKRAEDYSKWYNELVVKADLAENSAVRGCMVIKPYGYAIWEKMQAELDRMFKETGHENAYFPLFVPKSLFEAEEKNAEGFAKECAVVTHYRLQNDPDNEGKLRVDPNAKLEEELVVRPTSEAIIWNTYKGWIQSYRDLPLLINQWANVVRWEMRTRLFLRTAEFLWQEGHTAHATESEAIAEAEQMMNVYADFAEDFMAVPVIKGLKTPSERFAGAVETYCIEALMQDGKALQAGTSHFLGQNFAKAFDVKFASKEGKQEHVWATSWGVSTRLMGALVMTHSDDNGLVLPPKLAPIQVVIVPIYKGDEQLDAISEKVNPLVKELRAKGISVKFDNRDTHKPGFKFNEYELKGVPVRIAIGKRDLENGTYEVARRDTLEKQIVNADDIVGKIEFLLDDIQKNIYKKAADYRTNHIAEVNSYDEFKEVLESKGGFISAHWDGTEETEEKVKNETKATIRCIPMDAKEENGSCMVTGKPSKHRVLFAKAY; translated from the coding sequence ATGAGCAAGAAGTTAACTAAAAGAGCCGAAGATTATTCCAAATGGTATAATGAACTAGTTGTAAAAGCAGATCTTGCTGAAAATTCAGCAGTTCGTGGATGTATGGTTATTAAGCCGTATGGATATGCAATATGGGAAAAAATGCAAGCAGAGCTAGATAGGATGTTTAAAGAAACAGGTCATGAGAATGCCTATTTTCCTTTATTTGTACCTAAAAGCTTGTTTGAAGCTGAAGAGAAAAATGCAGAAGGCTTTGCTAAAGAGTGTGCTGTAGTTACACACTATAGACTTCAAAACGATCCTGATAACGAGGGTAAATTAAGAGTAGATCCTAATGCAAAGCTAGAGGAAGAGTTGGTTGTACGCCCAACTAGTGAAGCAATTATATGGAATACCTATAAAGGTTGGATACAGTCTTACAGAGATTTACCTTTATTAATTAACCAATGGGCTAATGTAGTGCGTTGGGAAATGCGTACACGTTTGTTTTTACGTACAGCAGAATTTCTTTGGCAAGAAGGACATACAGCACACGCTACAGAAAGTGAAGCAATTGCTGAAGCAGAACAAATGATGAATGTTTATGCAGACTTTGCAGAAGACTTTATGGCAGTACCAGTTATTAAAGGACTTAAAACTCCTAGTGAGCGTTTTGCAGGTGCAGTAGAAACATATTGTATAGAGGCATTAATGCAAGATGGTAAAGCTTTGCAAGCAGGAACATCTCACTTTTTAGGACAAAATTTTGCTAAGGCTTTTGATGTTAAGTTTGCGTCTAAAGAAGGAAAGCAAGAGCACGTTTGGGCTACATCTTGGGGAGTTTCAACTCGTTTAATGGGGGCTTTAGTTATGACGCACAGTGATGATAATGGATTGGTTTTACCTCCTAAATTAGCGCCAATACAAGTTGTTATTGTACCAATTTATAAAGGAGATGAACAATTAGATGCTATTTCAGAAAAAGTAAATCCGTTAGTAAAAGAACTTAGAGCTAAAGGAATCTCTGTTAAGTTTGATAATAGAGATACACACAAACCAGGGTTTAAATTTAACGAGTACGAGTTAAAAGGTGTTCCGGTACGTATTGCAATAGGTAAAAGAGATTTAGAAAATGGTACTTATGAGGTAGCTCGTAGAGATACATTAGAAAAACAAATTGTAAATGCGGATGATATTGTTGGTAAAATTGAATTTTTATTAGATGATATACAAAAGAACATTTACAAAAAAGCAGCAGATTATAGAACCAACCATATAGCAGAGGTAAACTCTTATGATGAGTTTAAAGAAGTTTTAGAAAGCAAAGGCGGATTTATATCTGCGCATTGGGATGGCACAGAAGAGACAGAGGAGAAGGTTAAAAATGAGACAAAAGCCACTATTAGATGTATTCCTATGGACGCAAAAGAAGAAAATGGCAGTTGTATGGTAACAGGTAAACCCTCTAAACACAGGGTGTTATTTGCTAAAGCATATTAA
- a CDS encoding OmpP1/FadL family transporter — translation MKNYIALAFGLVCSIASAQNINDALQYNQQNLTGTARYQGMSGAFGALGGDLSALNTNPAGAAVFNNHLFSATLSNYNKKNDANYFRTNRQATRNDLEINQVGGVLVFKSNNSDWKKIAIAANYDLVQNFDNNFEISGNSNQGIDKYFLSYANGVPFGPLLKRDGEYLEEAYLDIGKNLGFVDQQAFLGYYGGLINPVDETDDNNTAYTSNANYNTVDQNYIENTNGYNSKFILDFATQYQDNLYLGASLNFHSIMYDKYTEFTETGYESGPITRTTFDNYLHTEGNGFSFALGAIAKLNEVVRVGASYESPIWYRLTDDTSQRISSDEADDDISFINFNVINLYERYTIKTPSKLTGSLALVFGKDGLLSLDYGFQDMSNAEIKPTSDSGFATANDQISNELGAVSTVRLGGEYRIEDISLRAGYRYEQSPYEDENTIGDLNGFSLGFGYTFGPNRIDIAYNRTEQDVNKQLFNAGLTTPAQVNIANTNVTLGYTVNF, via the coding sequence ATGAAAAATTATATCGCCTTAGCGTTTGGCTTGGTATGTAGTATTGCCAGTGCACAAAACATAAATGATGCATTACAATACAACCAACAAAACTTAACAGGTACAGCCCGTTACCAAGGAATGAGTGGTGCTTTTGGTGCTTTAGGTGGAGACTTATCTGCTTTAAACACAAACCCCGCTGGTGCTGCAGTCTTTAACAATCATTTGTTTTCTGCAACATTATCTAACTACAACAAAAAAAATGATGCAAATTATTTTAGGACAAACAGACAGGCAACAAGAAACGATCTAGAGATTAACCAAGTTGGTGGTGTGCTTGTTTTTAAATCTAACAACTCCGACTGGAAAAAAATTGCAATTGCAGCCAATTATGATTTGGTTCAAAATTTTGATAACAATTTTGAAATATCAGGAAATAGCAACCAAGGTATAGATAAATATTTTTTAAGTTATGCTAACGGTGTTCCCTTTGGCCCTCTATTAAAAAGAGACGGTGAATATTTAGAAGAAGCTTATTTAGATATTGGAAAAAACTTAGGTTTTGTAGACCAACAAGCATTTTTAGGTTACTATGGAGGACTTATTAATCCGGTTGACGAAACTGATGACAACAATACCGCTTACACTAGTAATGCAAATTACAATACTGTAGATCAAAACTACATAGAAAACACCAATGGTTACAACAGCAAATTTATTTTAGATTTTGCTACACAATACCAAGATAATTTATACTTGGGAGCTTCTTTAAACTTCCATAGTATAATGTATGATAAATACACAGAATTTACTGAAACAGGATACGAGTCTGGTCCTATTACAAGAACTACGTTTGACAATTACTTACACACAGAAGGTAATGGCTTTTCTTTTGCTTTAGGGGCAATTGCTAAGTTAAATGAAGTTGTTAGGGTTGGTGCTAGTTATGAGTCTCCTATTTGGTACAGATTAACAGACGATACATCACAACGTATATCTTCAGATGAAGCAGACGACGATATTAGTTTTATCAATTTTAATGTTATAAACTTATACGAAAGATACACTATTAAAACACCTAGTAAATTAACAGGTAGTTTAGCACTTGTTTTTGGAAAAGATGGTTTACTTAGTTTAGATTATGGGTTCCAAGATATGAGCAATGCAGAAATTAAACCAACAAGTGATTCTGGTTTTGCAACTGCTAATGATCAAATATCTAATGAGCTAGGAGCTGTTTCTACAGTTAGACTTGGTGGTGAATATAGAATTGAAGACATTAGCTTAAGAGCTGGTTATAGATATGAACAAAGTCCTTATGAAGATGAAAACACTATTGGAGATTTAAACGGGTTTTCATTAGGTTTTGGATATACATTTGGCCCTAACAGAATAGATATTGCTTACAACAGAACAGAACAAGATGTTAACAAGCAATTATTTAATGCTGGCTTAACTACTCCTGCACAAGTAAATATTGCAAATACAAATGTAACTTTAGGATATACTGTTAATTTTTAA
- a CDS encoding T9SS type B sorting domain-containing protein → MRAQYKLVVGFLFFTLLSNAQFTPDCRSSIPVCGDAPISGIADGRGDIDDFDPDVIRQTGCLEKGSNSSANIENNTSWYVFRALKDGVIGFDISADSDTAEWDFAVYGPDTDCASISDGTAQPVRCNYEANNTAFTGLGTNPESGQDGFAFVKGSKNTYDELLDIAEGEIYYILINNYNTNFDGDPEPFTLTFTEDVDALDCTFRDEFLGLDVDACEGDPDIVLNAFRSPVGPDVASVVWSVDYDDDGVIDDPNLATGTEYTVTSPNTGRYFVEITTASGTPPLVTDDVLINFHAPPNPADIEITVVDYLVDRNVIDIVVNGTSSYEYAINGGEFQDETLFHDVPPGQNTLIVNDKFGCGTSEEIPFLVIGYPKFFTPNGDGVHDGWNVLGIEELVDAKVYIYDRYGKLLKQLAPGVTWNGTFNGKKMPESDYWFRMEYAEPEAGVIVAKTLQNHFTLKR, encoded by the coding sequence ATGCGAGCACAATATAAACTAGTTGTAGGATTTCTTTTTTTTACACTACTTAGTAACGCGCAATTTACCCCAGATTGTAGATCGTCAATACCAGTATGCGGAGATGCACCAATAAGCGGAATTGCAGATGGAAGAGGGGATATAGATGATTTTGATCCCGATGTAATACGACAAACAGGTTGTTTAGAAAAGGGTAGTAATAGCTCTGCAAACATTGAGAATAATACGTCTTGGTACGTGTTTAGAGCTTTAAAAGACGGTGTAATAGGTTTTGATATTTCTGCAGATAGTGATACGGCAGAGTGGGATTTTGCTGTTTACGGACCAGATACAGACTGTGCAAGTATAAGCGATGGTACAGCACAACCGGTTCGTTGTAATTACGAAGCTAATAATACTGCTTTTACAGGTTTAGGAACAAATCCGGAATCTGGGCAAGATGGTTTTGCTTTTGTAAAAGGTAGTAAAAACACTTATGATGAGTTATTAGATATAGCAGAAGGTGAAATCTATTATATTTTGATAAATAATTACAATACTAATTTTGATGGTGATCCAGAGCCTTTTACTTTAACTTTTACAGAAGATGTAGATGCATTGGATTGTACTTTTAGAGATGAGTTTTTGGGCTTAGATGTAGATGCTTGTGAAGGTGATCCAGATATAGTTTTAAATGCTTTTAGATCTCCAGTAGGGCCAGATGTAGCAAGTGTTGTTTGGTCTGTAGACTATGATGATGACGGTGTTATAGATGATCCAAATTTAGCTACAGGTACAGAGTATACAGTTACAAGTCCTAATACAGGTAGGTATTTTGTAGAAATAACTACAGCTTCTGGTACGCCACCTTTAGTAACAGATGATGTTTTAATAAATTTTCACGCTCCCCCAAATCCTGCAGACATAGAAATTACAGTTGTAGATTATTTAGTAGATAGAAATGTAATTGATATTGTAGTAAACGGAACAAGTAGTTATGAGTATGCTATAAATGGCGGCGAGTTTCAAGATGAAACACTTTTTCATGATGTTCCTCCAGGTCAAAACACATTGATTGTAAATGATAAGTTTGGTTGTGGTACATCTGAAGAAATTCCGTTTTTGGTAATTGGGTATCCTAAATTCTTTACTCCAAATGGAGATGGCGTTCACGATGGTTGGAATGTGCTTGGTATTGAAGAATTAGTAGATGCTAAAGTTTATATTTACGATAGGTATGGTAAATTGTTAAAACAACTTGCGCCAGGAGTAACTTGGAATGGTACATTTAATGGTAAAAAAATGCCCGAGTCAGATTATTGGTTTCGTATGGAATATGCAGAGCCAGAAGCTGGTGTAATTGTTGCAAAAACGTTACAAAATCATTTTACTTTAAAAAGATAA
- a CDS encoding T9SS type B sorting domain-containing protein, whose protein sequence is MKRFYAIAFFFFTLGLLSVSAQVSADCSNAIPICNNTPTNGGTDGYGVDDFGGAAETGCLERTLSGAIESNSAWYRFKTGEAGELGFNISFDTTEDWDFALYKASDCSSLGDPVRCNFFDNDDGYAFTGVGEDPTGATNVQYEDWLTVEAGEEYYLLINNFSNLNSGFSIQFSGQIFIDYPNTALDCSIISNLLGPPIAACDGDIVRLDATTPNTASYTWYRDVGLGFTEILGETNATLDVTTDAMYRVEVISNTADVLISDVQIAFSTAPITNSISDVTLCQEDLPFNLTSKNSEALGGQSASDFIISYHATPSDAFNNALSLPMQYNPAVGATTVYVRTTSVKNPKCFDVSEEFDFTNVETPISTVDTEVFLCEGATSETIGETNPNTNYSYNWQSGETTPTIQVFSAGTYVLDISYTNMGITCINSVTVDVIVGQTPSISTIIIEDFNANNKVTVETDINGDFEYQIDGSLVQDSNVFTDVSAGAHTVSIIDKNGCGFVTEDIVVVGFDNYFTPNGDGVNDTWQIVGMESLQQPVVHIFDRYGKLLKELRGNDSWNGTYGGKLLPESDYWFKLNYINTTGDMVTAKHISSHFTLKR, encoded by the coding sequence ATGAAAAGGTTTTACGCAATAGCGTTTTTTTTCTTTACTTTAGGATTGCTGTCTGTTAGTGCGCAAGTATCTGCAGATTGTAGCAATGCTATACCTATTTGTAATAATACGCCAACTAATGGTGGTACAGATGGTTATGGGGTAGACGATTTTGGTGGCGCAGCAGAAACTGGTTGTTTAGAGCGTACTTTGTCTGGGGCAATAGAATCTAACTCTGCTTGGTATAGGTTTAAAACTGGAGAAGCTGGTGAATTAGGTTTTAATATTAGTTTTGATACTACAGAAGATTGGGATTTTGCATTATATAAAGCAAGTGATTGTAGTAGTTTAGGAGATCCTGTACGTTGTAATTTTTTTGATAATGATGACGGTTATGCTTTTACGGGAGTAGGAGAGGACCCAACGGGAGCAACTAATGTGCAATATGAAGATTGGTTAACGGTTGAAGCCGGTGAAGAATACTACTTGTTAATTAACAATTTTAGCAATTTAAACTCTGGTTTTTCTATTCAGTTTTCTGGACAAATATTTATAGACTACCCAAATACAGCATTAGACTGCTCTATTATTAGTAATTTATTGGGGCCGCCAATTGCAGCTTGTGATGGTGATATTGTTAGGTTAGATGCTACTACACCAAATACAGCATCATATACTTGGTACAGAGATGTAGGTTTAGGGTTTACGGAAATTTTAGGTGAAACAAATGCTACTTTAGATGTAACTACAGATGCAATGTATAGGGTAGAAGTGATTTCTAATACTGCAGATGTTTTAATAAGTGATGTTCAAATTGCTTTTTCTACAGCACCAATAACAAATTCTATTTCAGATGTTACTTTGTGTCAAGAGGATTTACCATTTAATTTAACGTCTAAAAATAGTGAAGCACTGGGTGGCCAGTCTGCATCAGATTTTATTATAAGCTACCACGCAACCCCCTCAGATGCTTTTAATAATGCTTTAAGTTTGCCAATGCAATACAATCCTGCGGTTGGTGCAACTACCGTTTATGTAAGAACAACATCAGTAAAAAATCCTAAGTGTTTTGATGTGTCTGAGGAGTTTGATTTTACAAATGTAGAGACTCCTATTTCTACAGTAGATACAGAAGTTTTTTTGTGTGAAGGAGCAACTTCGGAAACAATAGGGGAAACTAATCCAAATACTAATTATAGTTACAATTGGCAAAGTGGAGAAACAACACCTACTATCCAAGTGTTTTCAGCAGGAACCTATGTTTTAGATATTAGTTATACCAATATGGGTATTACTTGTATCAATAGCGTAACTGTAGATGTTATTGTAGGTCAAACACCATCAATCTCTACTATAATAATTGAAGATTTTAATGCGAATAATAAAGTGACTGTAGAAACTGATATTAATGGAGATTTTGAGTATCAAATTGATGGTTCTCTTGTGCAAGACAGTAATGTTTTTACAGATGTATCTGCGGGTGCACATACGGTGTCTATTATAGATAAAAACGGATGTGGTTTTGTAACAGAAGATATTGTTGTAGTGGGTTTTGATAATTATTTTACTCCCAATGGCGATGGAGTTAATGATACTTGGCAAATAGTTGGAATGGAATCTTTGCAACAGCCGGTAGTACATATTTTTGATAGATATGGTAAATTATTAAAAGAGTTGCGAGGAAACGACTCTTGGAATGGGACTTATGGAGGTAAGTTATTACCTGAGTCTGATTATTGGTTTAAACTAAACTATATAAATACTACAGGAGATATGGTCACTGCAAAACATATCAGTAGTCATTTTACCTTAAAACGATAA